The following proteins are encoded in a genomic region of Pelodictyon phaeoclathratiforme BU-1:
- a CDS encoding type II toxin-antitoxin system HicA family toxin produces MPPQLPILSGREVVHVFESLGWQVARQNGSHIIMTKKNELVTLSVPDHRETARVQFKTSSRTLIRNRTIINSCPRQRTFRYFKIMYVGYVKPEIT; encoded by the coding sequence ATGCCTCCTCAACTCCCTATACTGAGTGGACGAGAAGTCGTTCATGTTTTTGAATCCCTTGGATGGCAAGTCGCAAGGCAAAATGGCAGCCATATCATTATGACCAAAAAAAATGAACTGGTCACTTTATCGGTACCGGATCATAGGGAAACAGCAAGAGTACAATTCAAGACCTCTTCGAGAACCCTCATACGAAACCGCACCATCATCAACTCCTGTCCACGTCAGAGAACCTTCCGATATTTCAAAATCATGTACGTCGGGTATGTCAAGCCGGAAATAACCTGA
- a CDS encoding trans-sulfuration enzyme family protein: MSFQTDTIHAGVGPDKAYGAIMTPIYQSSTFVFEDIGKHKGFDYTRSGNPTRKALEDNLCALEGCSFAVAVTTGMAAITSTLNIFKSGDEIICTDDCYGGTSRLMKTVEEHFGITVHFVNLQDAANLLPYVNEKTKAVWVETPSNPLLNLVDIAAVGALAKERGLLTIVDNTFLSPYGQKPFELGADIVVHSTTKYLNGHSDVVGGAVLSNSEELDARLKFIVNALGTCAQPFDCWLVLRGIKTLVVRMREHERNAQAVAEFLEQHGRVKRVFYPGLPAHPQHELAKKQQRCFGGMVSFELDGGIEDVNRVLKGTKLFALAESLGGVESLIEHPATMSHASMDRDHREAAGITDTVIRLSVGIEDCDDLIEDLRSALG, from the coding sequence ATGAGTTTTCAGACTGATACGATTCACGCCGGAGTTGGCCCGGATAAGGCATATGGCGCCATTATGACTCCGATTTACCAGAGTTCAACCTTTGTTTTCGAGGATATCGGCAAACACAAGGGATTTGATTATACCCGCAGCGGAAACCCGACACGCAAGGCGCTCGAAGATAACCTTTGCGCTCTTGAAGGCTGCTCATTTGCTGTAGCGGTGACAACTGGCATGGCGGCGATTACCTCGACCCTCAATATCTTTAAATCCGGCGACGAGATTATTTGTACCGATGACTGCTATGGAGGCACATCACGACTGATGAAGACGGTTGAGGAGCACTTCGGTATCACAGTACATTTTGTCAATCTTCAGGATGCGGCAAATCTTCTGCCCTATGTGAATGAGAAGACAAAAGCGGTATGGGTTGAAACACCCTCCAATCCGCTGTTGAACCTGGTTGATATTGCCGCCGTGGGGGCACTTGCAAAAGAGAGGGGTTTGTTGACCATTGTGGACAATACCTTTCTTTCGCCTTATGGTCAGAAGCCTTTCGAGCTTGGAGCTGATATTGTAGTGCATTCAACAACGAAGTACCTCAATGGCCATTCTGATGTGGTTGGTGGAGCAGTGCTGTCGAATAGTGAAGAGCTCGATGCCCGTCTGAAGTTTATTGTCAATGCGCTTGGAACTTGCGCACAGCCCTTCGACTGCTGGCTGGTGCTTCGTGGTATCAAGACGCTGGTGGTGCGCATGAGGGAGCATGAGCGCAATGCACAGGCTGTGGCCGAGTTTCTTGAGCAGCATGGCAGAGTGAAGCGGGTTTTTTATCCCGGCCTTCCGGCTCATCCGCAGCATGAACTGGCTAAAAAACAGCAACGCTGTTTTGGAGGAATGGTCTCTTTCGAGCTTGATGGTGGCATTGAGGATGTCAACCGTGTGCTGAAGGGAACAAAGCTCTTTGCACTTGCTGAAAGCCTTGGCGGAGTTGAATCGCTGATTGAGCATCCGGCAACGATGAGCCATGCCTCAATGGATCGGGATCATCGCGAGGCGGCAGGGATAACTGATACGGTCATCAGGCTTTCGGTTGGTATTGAAGATTGCGATGACCTTATTGAGGATTTGCGGAGTGCACTTGGTTGA
- a CDS encoding M48 family metallopeptidase, with the protein MNTHQTVPVGGSPFPYTLKVSPRAKSARLKMTPHGGLVVVVPPGFDKKRVVSLLLQHEEWIKKVTAKYDAHRPIAPPHSENGLPATIVFPDFAESWSVAYMHNGIGEVKMVEQQGKSLLVSGDVANTALTCKLLCSWLKHRAQLRLLPALEKLAAAHNFSYDSSGIRLQHSRWGSCSSRRSITLNSKLLFLPDHLVRYIMVHELCHTVHMNHSRAFWSLVHEHDPLYRSNNLEMKCAWKYVPQWVSVQP; encoded by the coding sequence ATGAATACGCATCAAACAGTCCCGGTGGGAGGTTCCCCCTTTCCCTATACTCTGAAGGTGAGCCCGAGGGCAAAGTCTGCCCGTCTGAAGATGACGCCGCATGGTGGCCTTGTGGTGGTTGTTCCTCCGGGATTCGATAAAAAAAGGGTTGTGTCGCTCTTGCTTCAGCATGAGGAGTGGATAAAAAAAGTTACCGCAAAGTATGATGCCCACCGCCCAATAGCTCCGCCACATTCTGAAAACGGGCTGCCCGCCACGATTGTTTTTCCCGATTTTGCTGAATCGTGGTCGGTGGCTTACATGCATAACGGAATCGGGGAGGTAAAGATGGTTGAGCAACAAGGCAAAAGTCTGCTGGTTTCAGGTGATGTTGCCAACACCGCACTTACCTGCAAGCTGCTCTGTTCCTGGCTGAAGCACCGGGCTCAACTGCGCCTTCTTCCAGCACTTGAAAAGCTTGCTGCTGCGCACAATTTCAGTTATGACTCTTCCGGTATTCGCCTGCAGCACTCCCGATGGGGGAGTTGTTCTTCGCGCCGCTCGATTACCCTGAACAGCAAACTGCTTTTTCTGCCCGATCATCTTGTCCGCTACATTATGGTGCATGAGCTTTGCCATACGGTGCATATGAATCACTCCCGTGCCTTCTGGTCGCTGGTTCACGAGCACGACCCCTTGTACCGCAGCAACAATCTGGAAATGAAATGTGCATGGAAATATGTGCCACAATGGGTTTCTGTTCAGCCGTGA
- a CDS encoding helix-turn-helix domain-containing protein, translating into MDDLQRAIAKRKSLDPEFAKTFDNEYEEFKIGVLLKEARKNAGLTQEALAEKLNTKKSAISRIENHSEDIRLSTLHHYAEALGKKVHVSIL; encoded by the coding sequence ATGGATGACTTACAACGCGCTATTGCAAAACGGAAAAGCCTTGACCCTGAATTTGCTAAAACCTTTGATAACGAATACGAAGAGTTCAAGATCGGAGTGCTGTTGAAAGAAGCGAGAAAAAACGCAGGGCTTACACAGGAAGCCCTGGCCGAGAAGCTGAATACGAAAAAATCGGCAATCTCAAGAATTGAAAACCATTCAGAGGATATCAGGCTTTCCACGCTGCATCACTATGCCGAAGCACTGGGAAAAAAAGTTCACGTCTCTATTCTGTAG
- a CDS encoding DEAD/DEAH box helicase — MEFKSLEIIDPILQALQEEGYTTPTPIQAEAIPIILQGTDLLGCAQTGTGKTAAFAIPILQLLSENKVYDKKRKIRTLIVTPTRELAIQIGESFNAYGRHTGLTNTVIFGGVNQNPQTAALIRGVDIVIATPGRLLDLLNQGFLSLRHVEILVLDEADRMLDMGFIHDIKKILAVVPKQKQSLFFSATMPAEIVKLAATILHNPSKVSVTPVSSTVEIINQSIYFVDKGNKNSLLVDILRDQAIKTALVFTRTKHGADKVVKILEKHNIKAEAIHGNKAQNARQRALFNFKAQTTRVLVATDIAARGIDVDDLEYVINFEMPNIAETYVHRIGRTGRAGAKGTALSFCDAEEKEYLRDIEKLIAKKIPVIDDHSFPLMDHNPVKAPKQQGRGNSGHPAPKPLAKSASKRWSEKPRNGR, encoded by the coding sequence ATGGAATTCAAGTCATTAGAGATCATTGATCCAATCTTGCAGGCATTACAGGAAGAGGGGTATACGACTCCGACTCCGATACAGGCAGAAGCTATACCGATTATTTTACAAGGCACAGACTTGCTCGGATGTGCGCAGACAGGAACCGGAAAAACGGCTGCTTTTGCCATTCCTATCCTGCAATTACTGAGCGAAAACAAGGTTTATGATAAAAAACGAAAAATTCGGACGCTGATTGTTACTCCGACAAGGGAGCTCGCTATTCAGATCGGAGAGAGCTTCAACGCCTATGGCCGACATACTGGGTTGACCAATACGGTGATTTTTGGTGGTGTTAACCAGAACCCGCAAACGGCTGCATTGATACGGGGTGTTGATATCGTGATTGCTACACCAGGGCGACTGCTCGATCTCCTCAACCAGGGCTTTTTGAGTTTGCGTCATGTGGAGATACTTGTGCTTGACGAAGCCGATCGTATGCTCGACATGGGTTTTATCCATGATATTAAAAAAATCTTGGCCGTGGTTCCGAAACAGAAGCAGTCACTCTTCTTTTCTGCTACGATGCCGGCTGAAATTGTCAAGCTTGCCGCAACGATTTTGCATAACCCTTCGAAGGTTTCGGTGACGCCGGTTTCGTCAACGGTCGAGATTATCAATCAATCGATCTACTTTGTCGATAAAGGAAATAAAAACAGCCTGCTGGTCGATATTTTGCGGGATCAGGCGATCAAAACGGCGCTGGTTTTTACGCGCACAAAGCATGGAGCCGATAAAGTTGTGAAAATCCTCGAGAAGCATAACATCAAGGCAGAGGCGATCCATGGCAACAAGGCTCAAAATGCCCGTCAGCGGGCGCTCTTCAATTTCAAGGCACAAACGACGCGCGTTCTGGTGGCCACAGACATTGCTGCCCGTGGTATTGATGTTGATGATCTGGAGTATGTAATCAATTTTGAAATGCCCAATATTGCCGAAACATACGTCCATCGTATCGGACGAACGGGCCGGGCCGGGGCAAAAGGAACTGCATTGTCCTTCTGTGATGCTGAAGAGAAAGAGTACCTCCGTGATATTGAAAAGCTGATAGCCAAAAAAATTCCTGTCATTGACGACCACTCATTCCCGTTGATGGATCACAATCCTGTCAAAGCGCCCAAACAGCAGGGAAGAGGAAATTCAGGTCATCCTGCACCGAAACCCCTCGCAAAAAGCGCCTCCAAAAGGTGGTCAGAAAAGCCCCGAAACGGGCGATAG
- a CDS encoding type II toxin-antitoxin system HicB family antitoxin, producing MKFSVTINRDEDGVWIVECPSIPGCVSQGKTKDEALVNIADAIHQCLLVRAEQGIPLTIETRQIEVAA from the coding sequence ATGAAATTCAGTGTAACAATCAACAGGGATGAAGATGGCGTCTGGATTGTGGAGTGCCCAAGTATTCCTGGTTGTGTCAGTCAGGGAAAAACAAAGGATGAAGCCCTTGTAAACATTGCAGATGCAATTCACCAGTGCCTTCTGGTCAGGGCAGAGCAAGGCATACCGTTGACAATTGAGACCCGACAAATAGAGGTTGCTGCATAA
- a CDS encoding type II toxin-antitoxin system VapC family toxin, whose translation MKSVYIESSVISYITARPSRDVVTSARQAITIEWWETYRDLFDVFISELVLEEIGTGDLQAASNRLAIVENIPVLVATDSAKALAKALIGENALPASSAEDALHISIAAVQGIDFLLTWNFKHINNANMRDKIAQVVHRLNFHSPILCSPEELINER comes from the coding sequence ATGAAGTCCGTTTACATAGAATCATCTGTCATAAGCTATATCACAGCTCGTCCGAGCAGGGATGTAGTGACATCTGCGCGACAAGCGATCACTATTGAATGGTGGGAGACCTACAGGGATCTCTTTGATGTTTTTATTTCAGAATTGGTGTTAGAGGAAATTGGAACTGGCGATCTACAGGCTGCAAGTAATCGGTTGGCAATCGTTGAAAATATCCCCGTGCTTGTAGCTACAGATAGTGCGAAGGCATTAGCCAAGGCTTTAATTGGAGAAAATGCTCTTCCTGCCTCAAGCGCAGAAGATGCATTACATATCAGTATTGCCGCTGTGCAAGGTATAGATTTTCTGCTTACATGGAATTTCAAGCACATAAATAATGCAAACATGAGAGATAAAATAGCTCAAGTTGTTCATCGGTTGAATTTTCACAGTCCAATACTTTGTTCCCCAGAGGAGTTAATCAATGAAAGATGA
- the ltrA gene encoding group II intron reverse transcriptase/maturase — MTKPYEISKELVLKAYQQVKSNGGAAGVDRESLQAFETKLKDNLYKVWNRLSSGSYFPPPVRGVGIPKKSGGVRMLGVPTVADRVAQSVVKMVLEPILEPVFHEDSYGYRPGRSAHDAIAVVRKRNWEYDWVVEFDIKGLFDNIDHELLMRALRKHCQTPWVFLYVERWLKAPMETPEGELIERTKGTPQGGVVSPLLANLFLHYAFDRWVSENLPGVPFCRYSDDGVLHCKSKIQAELVKRKIGERFRECGLELHPDKTQIVYCRDSNRKDEHPVNQFTFLGFTFCSREAKKKDGTYFIGFLPGVSRDALRHMRQTIRRWKLQLKNSLELADLSAQFNPILRGWKNYYTRFYGSAMAPVWQHMNYYLAHWMMRKYKQLSGHKTRASRKLRLLAEENPNLFAHWKAGYTSMAR, encoded by the coding sequence ATGACAAAGCCATATGAAATTTCCAAAGAACTTGTCTTGAAAGCGTATCAACAAGTGAAATCTAATGGAGGTGCAGCCGGTGTAGACCGAGAATCGTTACAGGCATTTGAAACAAAACTGAAAGACAACCTGTACAAGGTATGGAACAGGCTCAGTTCCGGCAGTTATTTTCCGCCGCCGGTAAGGGGTGTGGGCATTCCGAAGAAATCTGGAGGAGTGCGTATGCTTGGTGTTCCAACCGTGGCGGACAGGGTAGCTCAAAGCGTTGTAAAAATGGTGCTTGAGCCCATATTGGAACCAGTTTTTCATGAAGATTCGTATGGTTATCGTCCGGGGCGTTCAGCTCATGACGCTATAGCTGTAGTGAGGAAGAGAAATTGGGAATATGATTGGGTTGTAGAATTCGACATCAAGGGGCTGTTTGATAACATCGATCATGAGTTGTTAATGCGCGCTCTTCGGAAACATTGCCAAACTCCTTGGGTTTTTCTTTACGTAGAGCGGTGGCTAAAGGCACCGATGGAGACCCCGGAAGGTGAGCTGATAGAACGGACAAAAGGAACGCCCCAAGGGGGAGTGGTGAGTCCACTGTTGGCGAACCTGTTTCTGCACTATGCGTTTGACCGGTGGGTGAGCGAAAATCTACCCGGTGTGCCGTTTTGTCGGTACTCCGATGATGGCGTTCTTCACTGTAAAAGCAAGATACAGGCAGAGCTGGTAAAGCGAAAGATTGGTGAGCGTTTTCGTGAGTGCGGATTAGAGTTACACCCTGATAAGACGCAAATAGTGTATTGCAGGGATAGCAATCGCAAGGACGAGCATCCAGTAAATCAGTTTACATTTCTTGGTTTTACCTTCTGTTCACGGGAAGCCAAGAAGAAAGATGGAACTTACTTTATTGGGTTTCTGCCGGGAGTAAGCCGGGATGCACTGCGACACATGCGGCAGACGATCAGAAGGTGGAAGCTACAGCTCAAAAACAGCTTGGAACTTGCGGATTTATCAGCACAGTTCAACCCGATACTGAGGGGATGGAAGAACTACTACACGCGATTTTACGGTTCAGCAATGGCTCCGGTTTGGCAACACATGAACTATTACTTGGCACACTGGATGATGAGAAAGTACAAGCAATTGAGTGGGCACAAAACCAGAGCAAGCAGAAAACTGCGACTTCTGGCGGAAGAGAATCCAAACTTATTTGCGCATTGGAAAGCGGGGTATACCTCGATGGCTAGATGA
- a CDS encoding type II toxin-antitoxin system RelE/ParE family toxin: MRTIEFFITANGKKPVEEFLESLPTKEAKKVFWVLKLVKELSSVPTEYFKKLQNTDGIWEVRAAHGNNAFRLLGFFDNGNLVILTNGFAKKTQKNPSEEIELAEKRKKDYLRRKQNG; this comes from the coding sequence ATGCGAACAATCGAATTTTTCATCACCGCAAATGGCAAAAAGCCAGTCGAGGAATTTTTAGAATCTCTTCCAACAAAAGAGGCAAAAAAGGTTTTTTGGGTTCTTAAGTTGGTTAAGGAATTATCGTCTGTACCAACAGAGTATTTCAAGAAATTGCAAAACACAGATGGAATATGGGAAGTTCGGGCGGCACACGGAAACAATGCGTTCCGGTTGCTCGGATTTTTTGATAATGGAAACTTGGTGATTCTTACAAATGGGTTTGCAAAGAAAACCCAAAAAAACCCGTCAGAAGAAATCGAACTGGCTGAAAAAAGAAAGAAAGACTATCTCAGGAGGAAACAAAATGGATGA
- a CDS encoding class I SAM-dependent methyltransferase gives MSFYSEFAVWYEQLFPFREEVYLFLREHAAQPGSTVLDAGCGPGHYCSKFQQEGFLPTGIDLDPKMIATATATSPLVAFQCMDIADLASLKQSFRLIYSIGNVIAHLSPERFSAFLSQVYAALEPGGCWIFQTVNWDYLLTLSEYRFPVKTVGDGSVSFYRRYPNISPEEVIFEVELQADNHKIFSEQAILYPLTADSFRQRHEATGFTTEGIYAGFDKTPFSREHNSGLVMVFTKR, from the coding sequence ATGTCCTTTTATTCCGAATTTGCCGTTTGGTATGAACAGCTCTTTCCATTCCGTGAGGAGGTCTATCTTTTCCTTCGCGAACATGCCGCTCAGCCAGGAAGCACCGTGCTTGATGCCGGATGCGGGCCAGGTCACTATTGCAGCAAGTTTCAGCAAGAGGGCTTCCTCCCAACGGGAATTGATCTCGATCCGAAGATGATTGCCACAGCGACTGCAACCTCCCCATTGGTTGCGTTTCAGTGTATGGACATTGCCGATCTGGCCTCCCTGAAGCAATCGTTCCGTTTGATCTATTCCATCGGCAATGTTATAGCCCACCTTTCACCCGAGCGCTTTTCCGCCTTTCTGAGCCAGGTTTATGCTGCTCTTGAGCCCGGAGGATGCTGGATCTTTCAGACCGTAAACTGGGATTATCTGCTCACCCTTTCTGAATACCGCTTTCCGGTCAAAACCGTCGGGGATGGCTCCGTTTCCTTTTATCGTCGCTATCCCAATATTTCGCCCGAAGAGGTCATTTTTGAAGTCGAGCTTCAGGCTGATAACCATAAAATTTTCAGCGAGCAAGCGATACTCTATCCACTTACCGCAGACAGCTTCCGCCAAAGGCATGAAGCCACAGGATTTACGACGGAAGGCATCTATGCCGGTTTCGATAAAACACCATTCAGCAGGGAGCACAACTCCGGACTTGTCATGGTGTTTACAAAACGATGA
- a CDS encoding ATP-binding protein, with the protein MLTSGLTMEEMRQGNVSRRRNPLIADLFRRIQMVEGWGRGMPLIFENAPSVQFRQIAGLFIASFERPSFVEDFVQGEVDTTGKTVDKTVDKIELTDKEKDLCDLVRHHPIITQKGMADQLGLTERGIRYLTDKLQKQGVLQKIGGKKSGKWVVIDSTKSGSAGV; encoded by the coding sequence TTGCTGACAAGTGGGCTGACCATGGAAGAGATGCGCCAGGGTAATGTATCACGCCGCCGCAACCCATTGATTGCCGACCTTTTCCGCCGTATCCAGATGGTTGAAGGGTGGGGGCGTGGAATGCCGCTCATTTTTGAAAATGCACCGAGCGTGCAGTTTCGCCAGATTGCCGGTTTGTTCATAGCAAGTTTTGAAAGGCCCTCTTTTGTTGAGGATTTCGTACAGGGCGAAGTTGATACTACAGGAAAGACTGTCGATAAGACTGTCGATAAGATTGAGCTGACCGATAAGGAAAAAGATTTGTGTGATTTGGTTCGCCATCATCCAATCATCACTCAAAAAGGGATGGCAGATCAACTTGGTCTTACCGAACGAGGTATTCGTTACCTGACCGACAAGCTTCAGAAGCAAGGTGTTCTTCAAAAAATCGGGGGCAAAAAGTCTGGAAAATGGGTGGTTATTGATTCGACAAAATCAGGGAGTGCTGGGGTATGA
- a CDS encoding class I SAM-dependent methyltransferase, with translation MAEYDQFAKQYASGTEDLEQRTRSHFYAVLPQLKGKLVLDVGCGCGHDGAYYASQGAVVYGMDISEQEIAMAQKRECGVFEQAPMESIPHESDRFDIVTSLYALQHTEDVPHALLEMVRVTKPGGVIAILTKHPFRNLLESYVNDRVSDYYAKRKVTSYIFNHSIKLVENGHTMMDYLAPSVLQSATLELLEEKTDFPASDQVISGLTYPTYMILKYRKVL, from the coding sequence ATGGCTGAGTATGATCAATTTGCCAAACAATATGCATCGGGTACAGAGGATCTGGAGCAAAGGACCAGAAGCCATTTTTATGCCGTATTGCCTCAGTTGAAAGGGAAGCTGGTTCTTGATGTTGGGTGTGGTTGTGGCCATGATGGGGCATACTACGCCTCACAGGGAGCAGTTGTTTATGGTATGGATATCTCCGAGCAGGAGATTGCAATGGCTCAAAAGAGAGAGTGCGGAGTTTTCGAACAAGCCCCTATGGAGTCTATCCCGCATGAATCTGACAGGTTTGATATTGTTACCAGTCTCTATGCACTTCAGCATACAGAAGATGTACCACATGCTCTTCTGGAAATGGTTCGTGTGACCAAACCTGGTGGGGTCATTGCCATTCTGACCAAGCATCCGTTTCGTAATTTGCTTGAGAGTTATGTTAATGACCGCGTTTCAGACTATTATGCCAAAAGAAAGGTTACCTCTTATATTTTTAACCACTCGATAAAATTGGTTGAAAACGGACATACCATGATGGACTATCTGGCTCCATCGGTGTTGCAATCAGCTACGCTTGAGTTGCTTGAAGAAAAAACAGATTTTCCGGCAAGCGATCAGGTTATTTCCGGCTTGACATACCCGACGTACATGATTTTGAAATATCGGAAGGTTCTCTGA